Proteins encoded within one genomic window of Firmicutes bacterium HGW-Firmicutes-1:
- a CDS encoding ribonuclease J — protein MKERKDLNDKKVKIIPLGGLEKIGMNITAFEYEDSIIVVDCGISFPEDDMLGIDLVIPDVSYLMDNITKVKGFFITHGHEDHIGALPYVLKDLNVPVYATQLTQGLIDLKLKEHNLLDKTKRKVVKHGQYITLGAFQIEFIKTNHSIADASALAIYSPAGIIIHTGDFKIDYTPLFGDTIDLPRFAELGKRGVLALMCDSTNAQRPGFTVSEKLVARTFDTLFSENNTNRMIVATFASNVDRVQQIINTAFKFERKVVIQGRSMVNVINVASELGYIKIPEDTIIEVEQMKNYPDQKLVLITTGSQGESMAALSRMADSTHRSISINPGDKIVFSSTPIPGNEKAISKVINELSMKGAEVIYQDTHVSGHACQEELKLIYSLVKPQYVIPVHGEFKHLKAQEKLAESMGIEKKNIFVLKAGNVLELSEKKGGIVGQVKAREIFVDGLGVGDVGNIVIRDRQILSENGLIIVIVGIEKSSNRVVSGPDVVSRGFVYVRESDELMLKVKQVARKSVEKCVEKNTLDWSKIKNTIKDDMSEFLWKEIKRNPLIMPIIMDVNR, from the coding sequence ATGAAAGAAAGAAAAGATTTAAATGATAAGAAAGTTAAGATTATTCCACTTGGAGGACTGGAAAAAATCGGCATGAACATTACTGCTTTTGAATATGAAGACAGTATTATTGTTGTAGATTGTGGCATATCTTTTCCCGAAGACGATATGCTTGGCATAGATTTAGTGATCCCGGATGTTTCCTATTTAATGGACAATATTACTAAGGTAAAAGGGTTTTTTATTACGCATGGACATGAAGATCATATTGGAGCATTGCCCTATGTATTGAAAGATTTGAATGTACCAGTATATGCCACTCAGTTAACACAAGGATTAATCGATCTAAAATTAAAGGAACATAATTTATTAGATAAAACAAAAAGAAAAGTGGTAAAGCACGGGCAATATATAACCCTTGGTGCTTTTCAAATAGAGTTTATAAAAACCAATCATAGTATTGCAGATGCGTCAGCTTTAGCAATTTATTCACCTGCGGGAATTATCATTCATACAGGGGATTTTAAAATAGACTATACACCTTTATTTGGAGATACGATAGATTTGCCAAGGTTTGCTGAACTTGGTAAAAGGGGTGTTTTAGCTCTTATGTGTGATAGTACGAATGCACAACGACCAGGATTTACGGTGTCCGAAAAATTAGTAGCACGTACTTTTGATACTCTTTTTTCAGAAAATAATACAAACAGAATGATTGTTGCTACCTTTGCTTCTAATGTGGATCGGGTTCAGCAAATTATTAATACTGCATTTAAATTTGAAAGAAAGGTAGTCATTCAAGGTAGGAGTATGGTGAATGTTATTAATGTTGCTTCTGAACTAGGATATATCAAAATACCAGAGGATACTATCATTGAAGTTGAACAAATGAAGAATTATCCAGATCAAAAACTAGTCCTCATTACAACAGGTAGTCAGGGAGAATCTATGGCAGCACTTTCGAGAATGGCAGATTCTACTCATAGGAGTATTTCTATTAACCCTGGAGATAAAATTGTTTTTAGTTCAACTCCAATACCAGGCAATGAGAAAGCCATTTCGAAAGTGATCAATGAGTTATCTATGAAAGGTGCGGAAGTTATTTATCAAGATACGCATGTTTCTGGTCACGCTTGCCAAGAAGAATTAAAACTCATTTATTCATTGGTTAAACCACAATATGTAATTCCTGTTCACGGAGAATTCAAGCACCTTAAAGCACAAGAAAAACTAGCAGAATCTATGGGAATAGAAAAGAAAAACATTTTCGTATTAAAGGCTGGAAACGTATTGGAATTATCAGAAAAAAAAGGTGGAATTGTGGGACAAGTCAAAGCAAGAGAAATCTTTGTAGATGGTCTAGGTGTTGGTGATGTTGGTAATATCGTTATTAGAGATAGACAAATCTTATCAGAAAACGGGTTAATTATAGTAATTGTTGGAATTGAAAAATCGAGTAATCGAGTTGTTTCCGGGCCAGACGTTGTCTCTAGAGGGTTTGTTTATGTGAGGGAATCCGATGAATTAATGTTAAAAGTCAAGCAAGTAGCTAGAAAAAGTGTTGAGAAATGTGTTGAGAAAAACACATTGGATTGGAGTAAGATTAAGAATACGATAAAAGATGATATGAGTGAATTTTTATGGAAAGAGATCAAAAGAAATCCATTAATTATGCCTATAATAATGGACGTCAATAGATAA
- a CDS encoding recombinase encodes MTVTVVQPLERPEFKRMMHDIEQGRINVILTKDLSRLGRNNALIAHYTEIFFPENDVRYIAVNDGIDTFCGDNEIMPFKSIVNEYYAKDISKKIRSSFVTKSQNGEFIGSKPPYGYQKDQNNKNRLIPDEITSVHAKAIFEMIVSGHSPYSITKYFLKNKVLKPRCYDDIKEGRKVLEELINPYKWHESSVVKIVKNPVYLGHMVNHKNVTRSYKIKKRIDIPIENQIVVENTHEPLVDTSTFEIAGKMVKVKKKKDKTGQVHIFTGLLKCDTCGKSMAFTNPRSEKNPHAFYACSNAKRNGKDACTYHYTRYDHLYELVVDDIRKQVKLAKLGDEEFIQYLTKANQQRQNTKVKKMTMERAKSNKRFVELDLIIKRLYEDNVLGKISDERFMTLTKSYEKEQSDLKETLENLDEQLAEIEIQNLNSSQFTKLIRKYAEITELTAPLLEELIDKIVIHQVEKINGKRTQRIDIYYRFIGTI; translated from the coding sequence ATGACGGTTACAGTGGTACAACCTTTGGAAAGACCAGAATTTAAGCGTATGATGCATGATATAGAGCAAGGGCGCATTAATGTCATACTTACCAAGGATTTATCAAGGCTTGGTAGAAACAATGCATTGATAGCCCATTACACGGAAATCTTCTTCCCTGAAAATGATGTAAGGTACATTGCGGTCAACGACGGTATTGATACCTTCTGTGGCGACAATGAGATTATGCCTTTCAAAAGCATTGTGAATGAGTACTATGCCAAGGATATCTCCAAGAAGATAAGGTCTTCTTTTGTTACTAAATCACAGAACGGAGAATTCATTGGTAGTAAACCGCCCTATGGTTACCAGAAAGATCAAAATAATAAGAATAGACTGATTCCAGATGAAATTACTTCTGTTCATGCTAAAGCAATCTTTGAAATGATTGTATCAGGGCATAGTCCTTATTCAATAACCAAGTATTTCTTGAAGAATAAGGTATTAAAGCCAAGATGCTATGATGATATCAAAGAAGGAAGAAAAGTTCTTGAAGAACTTATTAATCCCTATAAGTGGCATGAATCTAGTGTCGTAAAAATAGTGAAGAATCCAGTTTATTTAGGTCATATGGTCAATCATAAAAACGTCACTCGGTCCTACAAGATTAAGAAACGAATTGATATACCCATTGAAAACCAAATCGTTGTTGAGAACACTCATGAACCGTTGGTTGATACTTCTACTTTTGAAATAGCAGGTAAAATGGTGAAAGTCAAAAAGAAGAAAGATAAAACCGGTCAGGTACATATATTCACAGGATTACTAAAATGTGATACTTGTGGAAAGAGTATGGCTTTTACCAATCCAAGGTCAGAGAAGAATCCCCATGCCTTCTATGCTTGTTCCAATGCAAAAAGGAATGGCAAAGATGCCTGTACCTATCACTACACAAGGTATGATCACTTGTATGAACTGGTGGTGGATGATATTAGGAAGCAAGTGAAACTAGCAAAGCTTGGTGATGAGGAGTTTATTCAGTATCTGACGAAAGCCAATCAGCAAAGGCAAAATACCAAGGTCAAGAAGATGACCATGGAAAGAGCCAAAAGCAACAAACGATTTGTAGAGCTTGATCTAATCATCAAAAGGCTTTATGAAGACAATGTATTGGGTAAAATCTCTGATGAACGGTTTATGACTTTGACTAAGAGTTATGAAAAAGAGCAAAGTGATTTAAAGGAAACACTTGAAAATCTAGATGAGCAATTGGCGGAGATAGAGATTCAGAACTTGAATTCTTCCCAGTTCACCAAGCTAATCAGGAAGTATGCCGAAATCACAGAGCTAACTGCTCCATTGCTCGAGGAACTCATAGACAAGATTGTCATTCATCAAGTAGAGAAGATTAATGGGAAACGTACACAACGAATTGATATTTATTACAGATTCATCGGCACGATATAG
- a CDS encoding DNA helicase, producing the protein MMKGKVMAIIKHKDYKHEVNNLKYTIDYMSEVIETTEANMLTYKDNIKEAFVNLDYLDSSNSYIEIIMNTNYMEVAMKNHNSYKKSIKKPYFSRIDIKFQDESSGEIHTFYIGKTSLLRKEDKHPLILDWRSPLASVYYDGRLGNVTYETVIGEQSVDLLLKRQFTIDNQELIHFIDVDITTNDSFLQASLEATADDKLKDIASTIQLEQNNIIRAELAKPLIVQGVAGSGKTTIALHRLAYLIYTYEETFDPDNFIVIAPNKMFVSYISNVLPELGVEEVKQTTFVDLMTELIGTVYKQESLVMNMKRFIQKQKDDDEALLRWLLSYKGSIECKEMIDRYLEDIEKSFIPNIDFCLQEHVIMTSEEIEQIFLKDLFFLPFHKRIDEIQKNLKLKIKNSKDKILKSVEAQYDKKLEYLRSSVENSEERQLKLVNLMDERDEKLKSLKRDVTTVVKKYIKQLPQKKLFEYYSDLFAEEKKILHYGRLSDQKALYLTQHTKQKISHKVLDLEDYTALVYLRYALFGFDQKLNIKNVVIDEAQDYSTFQLITLKKIFNTNMFTLLGDLSQGIYAYRGIRSWDKMIKEVFPDTTCNYMTLVQSYRTTIEIMNLANKVIQYLDEPVDLAIPVIRHGTQPYIESFDDEKALLDTVKDQLDVLQEKNYSSIAIICKTTEECQIIRKSLESRAVKDVTILEENQESYGAGIILVPSYLAKGLEFDAVIIVALKNKYTMDSMDIKLLYVAMTRALHRLIICYKKGHILQLD; encoded by the coding sequence ATGATGAAAGGGAAAGTCATGGCAATTATAAAACATAAAGATTATAAACACGAGGTAAATAATCTCAAATATACAATTGATTATATGAGTGAAGTGATAGAAACAACAGAGGCTAATATGCTGACTTATAAGGATAATATAAAAGAAGCGTTTGTTAACTTAGATTATCTAGATAGTAGTAATAGTTATATCGAAATCATTATGAATACAAATTATATGGAAGTAGCTATGAAAAATCATAATAGCTATAAAAAGTCCATTAAGAAACCTTATTTTTCAAGGATTGATATTAAGTTCCAAGATGAAAGTAGTGGGGAAATTCACACTTTTTATATTGGGAAAACATCATTACTTAGAAAAGAAGATAAGCATCCTCTTATTCTCGACTGGAGGTCACCGCTTGCATCTGTTTATTATGACGGTAGACTGGGAAATGTAACCTATGAAACAGTTATAGGGGAGCAATCAGTGGATCTTTTGTTAAAAAGACAGTTTACAATAGACAACCAAGAACTTATTCATTTCATAGATGTGGACATCACTACAAATGATAGTTTTTTACAGGCATCTTTAGAAGCTACTGCTGATGATAAGTTAAAAGATATTGCCTCAACAATACAATTAGAGCAAAATAACATCATAAGAGCAGAGTTGGCAAAACCACTCATTGTTCAAGGTGTTGCAGGTAGTGGGAAGACGACAATTGCGCTTCATCGATTAGCCTACTTAATTTACACGTATGAAGAAACATTTGATCCTGATAATTTTATCGTTATTGCACCAAATAAAATGTTTGTCAGTTATATTTCTAATGTGCTACCAGAACTTGGAGTAGAAGAAGTTAAGCAAACGACCTTTGTTGATTTGATGACAGAGCTGATTGGAACTGTATATAAACAAGAAAGCCTTGTTATGAATATGAAACGATTCATACAAAAACAAAAAGATGATGATGAAGCCTTACTAAGATGGCTGCTGTCCTATAAAGGGTCTATCGAATGTAAAGAAATGATCGATCGATATTTAGAAGACATTGAAAAAAGTTTTATTCCGAACATCGATTTTTGTTTACAAGAACATGTAATCATGACTTCAGAAGAAATAGAACAAATCTTTTTGAAGGATTTATTTTTCCTTCCATTTCATAAAAGGATTGATGAAATACAAAAAAATCTAAAACTCAAAATAAAAAATTCTAAAGATAAAATTCTAAAAAGTGTAGAAGCGCAATACGATAAAAAGTTAGAATACCTTCGGAGCTCTGTTGAAAATTCAGAAGAACGACAATTAAAGTTAGTAAACCTAATGGACGAACGAGATGAGAAACTAAAGAGTTTGAAAAGAGATGTGACTACAGTTGTCAAAAAATATATCAAACAATTGCCACAAAAAAAGCTATTTGAGTATTACTCAGATCTATTCGCTGAGGAAAAGAAAATCCTCCACTATGGACGTTTATCTGATCAAAAAGCTCTTTATCTAACACAGCATACGAAGCAAAAAATAAGTCATAAAGTATTAGATTTAGAAGATTATACAGCATTGGTTTATTTAAGATATGCGCTTTTTGGATTCGACCAAAAGCTCAATATCAAAAATGTCGTAATTGATGAAGCTCAGGACTATAGCACATTTCAATTGATTACCTTAAAAAAGATTTTCAATACAAACATGTTTACCCTTTTGGGAGATCTATCTCAAGGCATCTATGCGTATAGAGGTATTCGTTCATGGGACAAAATGATTAAAGAAGTTTTTCCGGATACGACCTGTAATTATATGACATTGGTTCAGAGTTACCGTACCACAATTGAAATTATGAACCTTGCCAATAAAGTCATTCAATATTTAGACGAACCGGTTGACTTAGCTATACCTGTTATTCGTCATGGAACGCAGCCATATATAGAAAGTTTTGACGATGAGAAAGCATTATTAGATACGGTAAAAGATCAATTAGATGTATTGCAAGAAAAAAATTACAGTTCAATAGCCATCATCTGTAAAACAACAGAAGAATGTCAAATAATCAGAAAAAGTCTAGAGAGTAGAGCTGTTAAAGATGTTACCATACTTGAAGAAAACCAAGAGTCTTATGGAGCAGGTATTATTTTAGTACCTTCCTATTTAGCTAAGGGATTGGAATTTGATGCTGTCATTATAGTTGCACTAAAAAATAAATATACTATGGATTCGATGGATATAAAACTTCTTTATGTAGCCATGACAAGAGCTCTTCATCGTTTGATTATCTGCTATAAAAAAGGGCACATTTTACAATTAGATTAA
- a CDS encoding class I SAM-dependent methyltransferase translates to MNNICKICGANTREMIHVRFDLKYYYCDLCEFVSKDEKSIITAVEELEGYNTHNNSIEDPRYVAYFMKFIENAVLKYCDRNISGLDFGSGPSPVLAMIFERDYNISMDIYDLYYSPNKIYENKKYGIITSTEVVEHLKNPLGYFRLFKVLLEEEGILSIMTLFHSKKEAEFLEWHYIRDMSHISFYTPKTMKIIAEKVGLKVIYSDDNRYTTFRNLS, encoded by the coding sequence ATGAATAACATATGTAAGATATGTGGCGCAAATACAAGAGAGATGATACATGTACGCTTTGACTTAAAGTATTATTATTGCGATCTCTGCGAATTTGTTTCAAAAGATGAGAAGTCTATTATAACGGCAGTAGAAGAATTGGAAGGGTACAATACCCATAATAATTCAATTGAAGACCCACGTTATGTGGCTTATTTTATGAAGTTTATAGAAAATGCAGTCTTAAAGTATTGTGATCGAAACATAAGCGGACTTGACTTTGGAAGTGGACCATCGCCTGTGCTAGCTATGATTTTTGAAAGAGATTATAATATTTCTATGGATATTTATGATTTATATTATTCCCCAAATAAAATTTATGAGAATAAAAAATATGGCATCATTACTTCTACTGAGGTTGTGGAGCATTTAAAAAATCCGCTGGGGTATTTTAGATTATTTAAGGTGTTGCTTGAAGAAGAAGGCATATTGTCGATCATGACTTTATTCCATTCTAAAAAGGAAGCTGAATTTTTAGAATGGCACTATATAAGAGACATGAGCCACATCTCATTTTATACACCTAAAACAATGAAAATCATAGCAGAGAAAGTTGGATTAAAAGTCATTTATTCAGATGATAATCGATATACAACTTTTAGAAATTTATCTTAA
- a CDS encoding DNA-binding protein has protein sequence MNSNHSNQDEIMTIAEVAEYLKISEITTYKFVQEGKIPGFKIGRHWRVKREDLVNLIEQLKKGERI, from the coding sequence ATGAATTCAAATCATTCAAATCAAGATGAAATTATGACAATTGCTGAGGTCGCTGAATATTTAAAAATCAGTGAAATTACAACATATAAATTTGTACAGGAAGGTAAAATACCTGGTTTTAAAATAGGACGACATTGGCGTGTGAAAAGAGAAGATCTTGTGAACTTAATTGAACAATTAAAAAAGGGAGAACGCATATAA
- a CDS encoding DNA-binding response regulator → MNAKYRILIVEDDDDISMIEQAYLEASGFETFIVSDGDKVLPLLHVEKFDLILLDLMLPGKNGYEICKEIRGELNIPILMVTARTESVDKIRGLGLGADDYIAKPFDPAELVARVNANIRQYSRLTEANQIELDEKGDEILIGNIRVLLHGWKVYKGEQEIRFPNREFQLLKFMAENPNIVFSKEQLFEKIWGYDYVGDSATVMVHINRIREKIEDDSKTPKILETVWGAGYRLNR, encoded by the coding sequence ATGAATGCAAAATATAGAATTCTAATTGTCGAAGACGATGATGATATCAGTATGATAGAACAGGCTTATCTGGAAGCTAGTGGGTTTGAAACATTCATTGTAAGTGATGGAGATAAAGTACTTCCACTTCTGCATGTGGAAAAATTTGACTTAATACTACTGGATCTTATGCTTCCCGGGAAGAATGGTTATGAGATATGCAAAGAGATAAGAGGTGAACTTAATATTCCGATTCTCATGGTAACGGCAAGGACGGAATCTGTTGATAAAATTCGTGGTCTGGGACTTGGTGCAGATGATTATATTGCTAAACCTTTTGATCCCGCTGAGCTTGTAGCAAGAGTAAATGCAAATATAAGACAGTATAGTCGATTAACAGAAGCCAATCAGATAGAGTTGGATGAGAAGGGCGATGAGATACTAATAGGTAATATTCGAGTTCTTCTGCATGGATGGAAGGTCTATAAGGGTGAGCAAGAAATTCGTTTTCCTAACCGAGAATTTCAATTATTAAAATTTATGGCTGAAAATCCTAATATTGTTTTCTCGAAGGAACAATTGTTTGAAAAAATATGGGGATATGATTATGTTGGGGATAGCGCGACGGTTATGGTGCATATCAATCGTATTCGTGAAAAAATTGAGGATGACAGTAAAACCCCAAAAATCTTAGAGACAGTATGGGGTGCGGGATACCGGTTGAATAGATAA
- a CDS encoding sensor histidine kinase, which yields MNKEKQTVKRRIFISNTRMVLVTLSLFLFVNMFVINLYESTYKKSMIGSSELADNTEQIRNILTDWNPSPKEEAINNLATKLNRYGFSICVEIDSEVIYSNTDFPVSELINEIGDYLETDGKVHIYVQDYMTVLTQNDTNEKIKVFAIAGEYHEFWSRKNSLTTMLILLLIDGIFCIGALLIISQIFTKRLIEHITNPLDALSEGAKRMKEGNFSEPVKYKGDIEFEYVCDAFNEMQEHITEANAEKESYEKVRVEMVAGISHDLRTPLTAIRGTIKGLKDGVATTPESREKFLDTAYRRTIEMDRLLERLFYFSKLETGNMPLFFEKTEWSEYLEAYVKRYELLIENESIKIKIKDVKKGLFSNVDREQMKRILDNILENSKKYAETDKLEITINIFEEHAYVVLEISDNGCGVSEDKIPHIFEQFFRGDESRNIKEGNGLGLYIVKYLVDAMGGSVDAENSNGLTIRIRLPILYE from the coding sequence ATGAATAAGGAAAAGCAGACTGTGAAACGCAGAATTTTTATTTCTAATACCAGAATGGTACTTGTAACTTTAAGTCTATTTCTTTTCGTTAATATGTTTGTAATAAATTTATATGAGAGCACATATAAAAAGAGCATGATTGGTTCGTCTGAGTTAGCAGATAATACCGAACAAATAAGAAATATCCTGACAGATTGGAATCCATCCCCAAAAGAAGAGGCGATAAACAATCTTGCAACAAAACTGAATAGGTATGGATTTTCTATTTGCGTTGAAATAGATAGTGAAGTGATTTACTCAAATACTGATTTTCCTGTGAGTGAGCTTATAAATGAAATTGGAGATTATTTGGAAACAGATGGAAAGGTGCATATTTATGTACAAGACTATATGACTGTGCTAACACAAAATGATACGAATGAGAAAATAAAAGTGTTTGCAATTGCAGGAGAATATCATGAATTCTGGTCTCGAAAAAATAGTTTGACTACTATGCTTATACTATTGCTGATTGATGGTATATTTTGCATAGGTGCCTTACTCATAATTAGTCAGATTTTTACTAAGAGACTTATAGAACATATCACAAATCCTTTAGATGCATTGTCAGAAGGAGCAAAAAGAATGAAAGAAGGAAATTTTTCTGAACCTGTTAAATACAAGGGAGATATTGAATTTGAATATGTCTGTGACGCATTTAATGAAATGCAGGAACATATAACGGAAGCTAATGCGGAAAAGGAGTCTTATGAAAAGGTGAGAGTTGAAATGGTGGCGGGAATTTCTCATGACTTAAGGACTCCATTAACGGCAATTAGAGGAACAATAAAAGGTCTCAAGGATGGGGTTGCTACAACACCTGAATCAAGAGAAAAATTTCTTGATACAGCTTATAGACGAACGATAGAAATGGATCGGCTCTTGGAAAGGTTATTTTATTTCTCAAAACTTGAAACAGGTAATATGCCACTGTTTTTTGAAAAGACAGAGTGGAGTGAGTATCTGGAAGCCTATGTGAAAAGATACGAATTATTGATAGAGAATGAATCTATAAAAATTAAAATAAAAGATGTAAAAAAAGGTTTGTTTTCAAATGTTGACCGAGAACAAATGAAACGAATACTTGATAATATACTGGAAAACAGTAAAAAATATGCAGAAACAGATAAGCTTGAAATTACCATTAATATTTTTGAAGAACATGCATATGTAGTTCTTGAGATCTCTGATAATGGCTGTGGAGTTTCAGAAGATAAGATTCCCCATATTTTTGAACAGTTTTTTCGAGGTGATGAGTCAAGGAATATAAAAGAAGGGAATGGTCTAGGTCTTTATATTGTAAAATATCTAGTGGATGCTATGGGAGGCTCAGTTGATGCAGAAAACAGCAACGGTCTTACTATTCGAATAAGACTACCAATTTTGTATGAATGA
- a CDS encoding fructose bisphosphate aldolase produces the protein MNMMQLERMKNDNGFIAALDQSGGSTPKALAIYGIPKEAYADEAEMFQLVHEMRSRIMKSPSFTKERILAAILFENTMDLKVDGKYTADYLWETKGILSVLKVDRGLMDLDNGVQLMKPIPNLDELLVRAKKRHIFGTKMRSVIKEVNELGIKAIVDQQFEIGKAIAAAGFVPIIEPEVDINIPNKQAAEVILKQELLEHLKTLDTNCQIMLKLTIPNVDNFYEEIIKHPNVVRVVALSGGYSRKEANEKLARNHKLIASFSRALTEGLNVNQSEAEFNNMLDESIQSICEASIT, from the coding sequence ATGAACATGATGCAGTTAGAACGAATGAAAAATGATAATGGTTTTATTGCAGCACTTGATCAAAGCGGAGGCAGCACACCCAAAGCGCTGGCAATTTATGGAATTCCAAAAGAAGCTTATGCGGATGAAGCTGAGATGTTTCAATTGGTTCACGAAATGAGATCAAGGATTATGAAAAGCCCGTCTTTTACCAAAGAAAGAATTCTTGCTGCTATCCTATTTGAAAATACAATGGATTTAAAAGTGGATGGGAAATACACGGCAGATTATCTTTGGGAAACGAAAGGAATTTTATCAGTTCTAAAAGTGGATAGGGGGTTAATGGATTTAGATAATGGTGTTCAATTGATGAAACCTATTCCTAATCTTGATGAATTGCTAGTCCGTGCAAAAAAACGTCATATCTTTGGTACTAAAATGCGTTCAGTAATAAAAGAGGTAAATGAACTAGGAATAAAAGCAATTGTTGACCAACAGTTTGAAATTGGTAAAGCAATCGCAGCGGCAGGATTTGTTCCTATTATAGAACCTGAGGTAGATATTAATATACCAAATAAGCAAGCTGCAGAAGTGATTCTCAAACAAGAGCTACTAGAGCACTTGAAAACATTGGACACTAACTGTCAAATAATGCTTAAACTTACCATTCCAAATGTTGATAATTTCTATGAAGAGATCATAAAGCATCCTAATGTAGTAAGAGTTGTTGCTTTATCGGGAGGATATTCCAGAAAAGAGGCAAATGAAAAACTAGCCAGGAATCATAAACTGATTGCAAGTTTCTCAAGAGCACTTACGGAAGGGCTAAATGTTAACCAAAGTGAAGCAGAGTTTAACAACATGTTAGATGAATCTATACAGTCAATTTGTGAGGCATCAATAACATAA
- a CDS encoding four helix bundle protein, whose translation MNELLAKAFDFGIRIVELSNYLDEEKKQFPLIERLLECGTSIGVHLRISKEYAKNQTGSYVTAYELSLETEYLLELLVKTGFLHENQSIPILNDCKLIKDETAKLLTKNQIRSE comes from the coding sequence ATGAATGAACTTTTAGCTAAAGCCTTCGATTTTGGGATACGCATTGTTGAACTATCTAATTATCTCGATGAAGAAAAGAAGCAATTCCCTTTAATCGAGAGACTGCTAGAATGTGGTACAAGCATTGGTGTTCATCTGCGTATATCAAAAGAATATGCTAAAAACCAGACGGGAAGCTATGTAACAGCTTATGAGTTGTCACTAGAAACGGAGTATTTACTAGAATTGCTTGTAAAAACAGGTTTTCTCCACGAGAACCAAAGCATACCCATACTAAATGATTGTAAATTGATTAAGGATGAAACTGCAAAACTATTAACAAAAAACCAAATAAGGAGTGAATGA